In Maniola jurtina chromosome 2, ilManJurt1.1, whole genome shotgun sequence, the following proteins share a genomic window:
- the LOC123871972 gene encoding neuronal acetylcholine receptor subunit alpha-7 isoform X2: MAGRARRSLQAAPAVLLLLGLLWPREVRCGYHEKRLLHHLLDHYNVLERPVVNESDPLQLSFGLTLMQIIDVDEKNQLLITNIWLKLEWNDMNLRWNTSDFGGVKDLRVPPHRLWKPDVLMYNSADEGFDSTYPTNVVVRNNGSCLYVPPGIFKSTCKIDITWFPFDDQRCEMKFGSWTYDGYQLDLQLQDEGGGDISSFVTNGEWELIGVPGKRNEIYYNCCPEPYIDITFAVVIRRKTLYYFFNLIVPCVLIASMALLGFTLPPDSGEKLSLGVTILLSLTVFLNMVAETMPATSDAVPLLGTYFNCIMFMVASSVVSTILILNYHHRHADTHEMSDWIRCVFLYWLPWILRMSRPGSATTPPPARAPPPPDLELRERSSKSLLANVLDIDDDFRHSHAQQPPCCRYYRSGEENGAGLAAHSCFGVDYELSLILKELRVITDQMRKDDEDADVSRDWKFAAMVVDRLCLIIFTLFTIIATLAVLLSAPHIMVS, translated from the exons ATGGCCGGCCGGGCGCGCCGCTCGCTGCAGGCGGCGCCCGCGGTGCTGCTGCTGCTAGGCCTGCTCTGGCCGAGGG AGGTTCGCTGTGGTTACCACGAGAAGCGGTTGCTACATCATCTGTTGGACCACTACAACGTGCTGGAGCGGCCCGTGGTCAACGAGAGTGACCCGCTTCAGCTCTCCTTCGGCCTTACGCTCATGCAGATCATAGACGTG GATGAAAAGAACCAGCTACTAATAACTAACATCTGGCTTAAACTA GAATGGAATGATATGAACTTGAGGTGGAACACTTCTGATTTCGGCGGAGTCAAAGATTTAAGAGTACCGCCTCACAGACTATGGAAACCTGATGTTCTTATGTACAACAG tGCGGATGAAGGATTTGACAGCACGTACCCCACAAACGTAGTAGTGCGAAACAATGGATCTTGTCTTTATGTACCACCTGGaatatttaaaagtacttgCAAAATAGACATCACCTGGTTTCCGTTCGACGACCAAAGATGCgaaatgaaatttggcagctgGACTTATGATGGTTATCAA CTGGATCTTCAACTACAAGATGAAGGTGGCGGAGATATTAGCAGTTTTGTTACAAACGGAGAATGGgaactaatag GAGTACCTGGCAAGCGTAATGAAATCTACTACAACTGTTGCCCCGAGCCGTACATCGATATTACTTTCGCGGTAGTGATTAGGCGGAAAACTTTATACTACTTTTTCAATTTGATCGTGCCATGCGTGCTTATAGCCTCAATGGCTTTATTGGGCTTTACTTTACCACCTGATTCCGGCGAAAAACTTTCATTAG GTGTCACAATTCTTTTGTCGCTGACAGTGTTCCTGAACATGGTAGCAGAGACGATGCCAGCGACGTCAGATGCTGTGCCACTACTGGGCACATATTTCAACTGCATCATGTTTATGGTGGCCTCTTCGGTGGTGTCTACGATCCTTATCCTCAACTATCACCACCGACATGCAGATACACACGAAATGAGCGATTGG ATTCGGTGCGTGTTTCTCTACTGGCTGCCTTGGATCCTGCGAATGTCCCGGCCAGGCTCCGCGACAACACCGCCGCCGGCGCGTGCGCCGCCTCCTCCGGACTTGGAGTTGCGCGAGCGCTCGTCCAAGTCGCTCCTAGCTAACGTACTCGACATCGACGACGACTTCCGGCATTCCCACGCGCAGCAGCCGCCTTGCTGCCGATACTACAG GAGTGGCGAAGAAAATGGCGCGGGTCTAGCGGCACACAGCTGTTTCGGTGTCGACTACGAGCTCTCGCTCATACTAAAAGAGCTTCGAGTCATCACAGATCAG ATGCGCAAAGATGATGAAGATGCGGACGTTTCGCGCGACTGGAAATTCGCTGCCATGGTCGTGGACAGACTGTGCCTTATTATCTTTACCCTGTTCACAATCATTGCCACGCTAGCCGTGCTGCTGTCCGCACCGCACATCATGGTGTCGTAG
- the LOC123871972 gene encoding neuronal acetylcholine receptor subunit alpha-7 isoform X1 gives MAGRARRSLQAAPAVLLLLGLLWPREVRCGYHEKRLLHHLLDHYNVLERPVVNESDPLQLSFGLTLMQIIDVDEKNQLLITNIWLKLEWNDMNLRWNTSDFGGVKDLRVPPHRLWKPDVLMYNSADEGFDSTYPTNVVVRNNGSCLYVPPGIFKSTCKIDITWFPFDDQRCEMKFGSWTYDGYQLDLQLQDEGGGDISSFVTNGEWELIGVPGKRNEIYYNCCPEPYIDITFAVVIRRKTLYYFFNLIVPCVLIASMALLGFTLPPDSGEKLSLGVTILLSLTVFLNMVAETMPATSDAVPLLGTYFNCIMFMVASSVVSTILILNYHHRHADTHEMSDWIRCVFLYWLPWILRMSRPGSATTPPPARAPPPPDLELRERSSKSLLANVLDIDDDFRHSHAQQPPCCRYYRSLDDLHEHYSPSGEENGAGLAAHSCFGVDYELSLILKELRVITDQMRKDDEDADVSRDWKFAAMVVDRLCLIIFTLFTIIATLAVLLSAPHIMVS, from the exons ATGGCCGGCCGGGCGCGCCGCTCGCTGCAGGCGGCGCCCGCGGTGCTGCTGCTGCTAGGCCTGCTCTGGCCGAGGG AGGTTCGCTGTGGTTACCACGAGAAGCGGTTGCTACATCATCTGTTGGACCACTACAACGTGCTGGAGCGGCCCGTGGTCAACGAGAGTGACCCGCTTCAGCTCTCCTTCGGCCTTACGCTCATGCAGATCATAGACGTG GATGAAAAGAACCAGCTACTAATAACTAACATCTGGCTTAAACTA GAATGGAATGATATGAACTTGAGGTGGAACACTTCTGATTTCGGCGGAGTCAAAGATTTAAGAGTACCGCCTCACAGACTATGGAAACCTGATGTTCTTATGTACAACAG tGCGGATGAAGGATTTGACAGCACGTACCCCACAAACGTAGTAGTGCGAAACAATGGATCTTGTCTTTATGTACCACCTGGaatatttaaaagtacttgCAAAATAGACATCACCTGGTTTCCGTTCGACGACCAAAGATGCgaaatgaaatttggcagctgGACTTATGATGGTTATCAA CTGGATCTTCAACTACAAGATGAAGGTGGCGGAGATATTAGCAGTTTTGTTACAAACGGAGAATGGgaactaatag GAGTACCTGGCAAGCGTAATGAAATCTACTACAACTGTTGCCCCGAGCCGTACATCGATATTACTTTCGCGGTAGTGATTAGGCGGAAAACTTTATACTACTTTTTCAATTTGATCGTGCCATGCGTGCTTATAGCCTCAATGGCTTTATTGGGCTTTACTTTACCACCTGATTCCGGCGAAAAACTTTCATTAG GTGTCACAATTCTTTTGTCGCTGACAGTGTTCCTGAACATGGTAGCAGAGACGATGCCAGCGACGTCAGATGCTGTGCCACTACTGGGCACATATTTCAACTGCATCATGTTTATGGTGGCCTCTTCGGTGGTGTCTACGATCCTTATCCTCAACTATCACCACCGACATGCAGATACACACGAAATGAGCGATTGG ATTCGGTGCGTGTTTCTCTACTGGCTGCCTTGGATCCTGCGAATGTCCCGGCCAGGCTCCGCGACAACACCGCCGCCGGCGCGTGCGCCGCCTCCTCCGGACTTGGAGTTGCGCGAGCGCTCGTCCAAGTCGCTCCTAGCTAACGTACTCGACATCGACGACGACTTCCGGCATTCCCACGCGCAGCAGCCGCCTTGCTGCCGATACTACAGGTCCCTCGACGATCTACACGAACACTACTCGCC GAGTGGCGAAGAAAATGGCGCGGGTCTAGCGGCACACAGCTGTTTCGGTGTCGACTACGAGCTCTCGCTCATACTAAAAGAGCTTCGAGTCATCACAGATCAG ATGCGCAAAGATGATGAAGATGCGGACGTTTCGCGCGACTGGAAATTCGCTGCCATGGTCGTGGACAGACTGTGCCTTATTATCTTTACCCTGTTCACAATCATTGCCACGCTAGCCGTGCTGCTGTCCGCACCGCACATCATGGTGTCGTAG